A window of Castanea sativa cultivar Marrone di Chiusa Pesio chromosome 1, ASM4071231v1 contains these coding sequences:
- the LOC142639983 gene encoding NAC domain-containing protein 17-like — MTVQSESCMGDDGWPPGFRFHPTDEELVLYYLKRRICRRKLKLDIIAEVDVYKWDPEELPGQSILKSGDRQWFYFTPRDRKYPNGGRSNRATRHGYWKATGKDRNITCNSRTVGVKKTLVFYRGRAPHGERTDWVMHEYTLDEEELKRCQNVQDYYALYKLYKKSGPGPKNGEQYGAPFKEEEWDDVDCPDFNNSVDRDISVKQLDEVTSLTTVRINGQVFDGFEEFMRQIADDPVLEQPQLGDCALILSQVVGEEETQSTMVDPASTEVMNAAPVEVLHPSGQLYDVQASFGLTQSATSQLQLYESPEVLSAPNLHGHEPFIIHEEDFLEIDDLIGPEPSFSNDRAVENLQFENRNGDGLSEFELYHDAALFLHDMGPIDQATVADPYINTLENNTVTQFDYQLQPNLDGAGQNNDQLWALDERRNLYTSAESDLGYFPTPPSGVTYESTNYHTQANQNENGNEDVGAASRFSSALWSFVESIPTTPASASENALVNRAFERMSSFSRVRMNIKNTNVSVGNGAESNKRRAGRGKGFIFISVIGVLCAILWVLIGNVRLWGRCMST; from the exons ATGactgttcaatcagagtcttgTATGGGTGACGATGGATGGCCGCCTGGGTTTCGGTTCCACCCGACAGACGAGGAGCTTGTTCTGTACTATCTGAAGAGGAGGATTTGTCGGAGAAAGCTCAAGCTTGATATCATCGCTGAGGTCGATGTGTACAAATGGGACCCTGAAGAATTGCCTG GGCAATCTATTCTAAAATCTGGAGATAGGCAATGGTTCTATTTCACTCCTAGAGATAGGAAGTATCCTAATGGAGGAAGGTCAAATAGGGCTACCAGACATGGGTATTGGAAAGCAACAGGAAAGGATCGTAACATTACGTGCAATTCTAGGACAGTTGGAGTGAAAAAGACCCTGGTTTTTTATAGAGGGCGTGCACCTCATGGGGAACGCACTGACTGGGTCATGCATGAGTATACATTGGACGAGGAGGAGCTTAAGAGATGCCAGAATGTTCAG GATTACTATGCACTCTACAAGCTTTACAAAAAAAGTGGACCTGGTCCTAAAAATGGTGAGCAATATGGGGCACCGTTTAAAGAAGAAGAGTGGGATGATGTTGATTGCCCAGATTTTAACAACTCTGTTGATAGGGATATTTCGGTGAAGCAGCTCGATGAGGTTACGTCTCTCACTACTGTGAGAATCAATGGTCAAGTATTTGATGGATTTGAGGAGTTCATGAGGCAAATTGCTGATGATCCTGTGCTGGAACAGCCACAACTCGGTGATTGTGCTCTCATTCTATCTCAG GTTGTTGGTGAAGAAGAAACACAGAGTACCATGGTGGATCCAGCCTCTACTGAAGTTATGAATGCTGCACCTGTTGAAGTGCTGCACCCAAGTGGTCAGCTGTATGATGTGCAGGCCAGCTTTGGCCTTACACAGTCAGCTACTTCACAATTGCAATTGTATGAGTCACCTGAGGTCTTGTCTGCTCCCAATCTTCATGGACATGAACCTTTCATAATACATGAGGAGGACTTCCTGGAAATTGATGATCTCATTGGTCCTGAGCCTAGTTTTTCAAATGACAGAGCAGTGGAGAACTTGCAGTTTGAGAACAGGAATGGTGATGGATTAAGTGAGTTTGAACTGTACCATGATGCTGCCTTGTTTCTTCATGACATGGGGCCAATCGATCAGGCAACAGTGGCAGATCCATATATAAATACCCTTGAGAATAATACAGTAACCCAGTTTGATTATCAGTTGCAACCCAATCTTGATGGTGCAGGTCAGAATAACGATCAGCTTTGGGCACTTGATGAAAGAAGAAACTTATATACTTCAGCAGAATCAGATCTGGGTTATTTTCCTACACCACCCTCAG GTGTCACGTATGAATCTACAAATTATCATACCCAAGCAAATCAGAATGAAAATGGCAATGAGGATGTTGGTGCTGCAAGTCGGTTCTCTTCTGCATTATGGTCATTTGTGGAATCAATACCCACTACCCCTGCATCTGCTTCGGAGAATGCTTTGGTGAATCGGGCTTTTGAGCGAATGTCTAGCTTTAGTAGGGTAAGAATGAATATCAAAAATACAAATGTTTCTGTTGGAAATGGTGCTGAATCTAATAAGAGGAGGGCAGGCAGAGGCAAgggattcatttttatttcAGTTATTGGAGTGCTCTGTGCCATATTGTGGGTGCTGATTGGAAATGTGAGACTATGGGGGAGATGCATGTCTACATGA
- the LOC142639992 gene encoding very-long-chain aldehyde decarbonylase GL1-9-like has translation MVFWEGYVSDEAMGTFAPIVVYWLYAGFYQLLPPLENFRLHTRKEEDEKNSVPLSAVVKGVLLQQLVQATVAQALFLLTSKANASGITIQPSIPVQIVQIVVAMFVMDSWQYFVHRYMHHNKFLYRHIHSQHHRLVVPYAIGALYNHPLEGLLLDTFGGAISFLVSGMTARTAVFFFCFAVIKTVDDHCGLWLPGNIFHIVFQNNSAYHDIHHQLQGLKYNYSQPFFPIWDKLLGTHMPYNLVKRPEGGFEARAMKD, from the exons ATGGTTTTTTGGGAAGGGTATGTGAGCGACGAGGCAATGGGGACTTTTGCCCCAATTGTGGTGTACTGGTTGTACGCAGGGTTCTATCAGCTGCTGCCTCCATTGGAGAATTTCCGGTTGCATACTAGAAAGGAGGAGGATGAGAAGAATTCGGTGCCGCTTTCTGCTGTTGTTAAGGGTGTCTTGCTTCAGCAGCTCGTGCAAGCCACCGTTGCGCAGGCGCTCTTCTTG CTGACCTCGAAGGCTAATGCATCAGGGATCACGATTCAGCCCTCCATTCCTGTGCAAATTGTGCAGATTGTTGTTGCAATGTTTGTCATGGACTCTTGGCAGTACTTTGTGCATCGCTACATGCATCATAACAAGTTTCTGTACCGCCACATCCACTCTCAGCATCACAGGCTGGTTGTCCCCTATGCAATTGGGGCCCTTTACAATCATCCGCTTGAAGGACTCTTGCTGGACACTTTTGGTGGGGCAATCTCTTTTCTTGTCTCAGGGATGACTGCCCGAACAGctgtttttttcttctgctttgCTGTTATTAAAACCGTTGATGATCACTGTGGTCTTTGGTTGCCTGGCAATATTTTCCATATTGTCTTCCAGAACAACAGTGCTTATCATGACATCCATCATCAACTCCAAGGACTTAAGTACAACTACTCTCAACCTTTCTTTCCCATATGGGATAAACTTCTTGGAACGCACATGCCATACAATCTAGTAAAGCGACCTGAAGGGGGTTTTGAGGCAAGGGCAATGAAAGACTAG
- the LOC142622166 gene encoding co-chaperone protein p23-1-like isoform X2 encodes MSRHPTVKWAQSSDKLFITIDLPDAQDVKLKLEPEGKFFFSATSGAEKIPYEVDIDLYDKVDVNESKASIGLRNICYLVKKAENRWWSRLLKQEGKPPVFLKVDWDKWVDEDEEEPENKLGSDTDFGDFDFSNLNMGGGQGFDADAAGKDDEIDDDSDTEEEPSAGGEPDAEDSHGVETGGKPDARA; translated from the exons ATGAG TCGTCATCCTACCGTGAAATGGGCCCAGAGTTCTGATAAGCTTTTCATTACTATTGACTTGCCGGATGCCCAGGATGTGAAGCTTAAACTGGAGCCTGAAGGAAAATTTTTCTTCTCTGCTACCAGTGGAGCAGAAAAGATACCTTATGAAGTTGACATAGATCTGTATGATAAAGTTGATGTAAAT GAGAGCAAGGCTAGCATTGGCTTGAGAAATATCTGCTACCTTGTGAAAAAGGCCGAGAACAGGTGGTGGAGCAGATTGTTGAAGCAGGAAGGAAAACCTCCTGTTTTTTTGAAAGTTGATTGGGATAAATGGGTTGATGAAGATGAGGAGGAGCCAGAAAATAAAT TGGGATCTGATACAGACTTTGGTGACTTCGATTTTTCA AACCTGAACATGGGCGGTGGTCAAGGCTTTGACGCTGACGCTGCAGGCAAGGATGATG AAATTGATGATGATAGTGACACAGAGGAGGAACCATCTGCTGGTGGTGAGCCTGATGCAGAAGATTCTCATGGTGTCGAAACCGGTGGCAAGCCTGATGCAAGAGCTTGA
- the LOC142622166 gene encoding co-chaperone protein p23-1-like isoform X1 — MVTAELNRHPTVKWAQSSDKLFITIDLPDAQDVKLKLEPEGKFFFSATSGAEKIPYEVDIDLYDKVDVNESKASIGLRNICYLVKKAENRWWSRLLKQEGKPPVFLKVDWDKWVDEDEEEPENKLGSDTDFGDFDFSNLNMGGGQGFDADAAGKDDEIDDDSDTEEEPSAGGEPDAEDSHGVETGGKPDARA, encoded by the exons ATGGTGACTGCAGAGTTGAA TCGTCATCCTACCGTGAAATGGGCCCAGAGTTCTGATAAGCTTTTCATTACTATTGACTTGCCGGATGCCCAGGATGTGAAGCTTAAACTGGAGCCTGAAGGAAAATTTTTCTTCTCTGCTACCAGTGGAGCAGAAAAGATACCTTATGAAGTTGACATAGATCTGTATGATAAAGTTGATGTAAAT GAGAGCAAGGCTAGCATTGGCTTGAGAAATATCTGCTACCTTGTGAAAAAGGCCGAGAACAGGTGGTGGAGCAGATTGTTGAAGCAGGAAGGAAAACCTCCTGTTTTTTTGAAAGTTGATTGGGATAAATGGGTTGATGAAGATGAGGAGGAGCCAGAAAATAAAT TGGGATCTGATACAGACTTTGGTGACTTCGATTTTTCA AACCTGAACATGGGCGGTGGTCAAGGCTTTGACGCTGACGCTGCAGGCAAGGATGATG AAATTGATGATGATAGTGACACAGAGGAGGAACCATCTGCTGGTGGTGAGCCTGATGCAGAAGATTCTCATGGTGTCGAAACCGGTGGCAAGCCTGATGCAAGAGCTTGA